A genomic stretch from Spongiibacter nanhainus includes:
- a CDS encoding UDP-N-acetylmuramoyl-tripeptide--D-alanyl-D-alanine ligase, which translates to MIGRFLLSDIAGLCAGELHGKDREVTRLCTDSRKLQTGDLFVALRGDNFDGNAFLNDAADHGAVAALANIPSDTVPTVVVADTRTALGQVAAENRRRFEGPLIALTGSSGKTSSKEMLAAILRQEHNVAATRGNLNNEIGVPLTLMDLASEHDVAVIEMGAAKRGDIAYLCQFAHPNIALLTNAQAAHLQGFGSLQGVAETKGEIFTALPADGTAIINADDSFAELWRGMAGHCRRVTFSVVGRADADIRATGITLQRGLSCFQLHSPAGQVEIELALPGRHMVANALGATGAALAAGASLESVKAGLESVRGVEGRLSRKLCGGVTLINDSYNANPGSVSAAIDVLSISEGRRILVLGTMAELGGDALELHREVGRRASQAGIDLLFAVGEFADELAGSFGDGASAFKDKAALCKALLATVAAGDAVLVKGSRSAAMETVAVELEETLSGERH; encoded by the coding sequence ATGATCGGTCGTTTTCTGTTGAGCGATATTGCCGGGCTGTGCGCCGGCGAACTTCACGGTAAGGACCGGGAAGTCACGCGTCTGTGTACCGATAGCCGCAAATTGCAGACCGGCGATTTGTTTGTGGCCTTGCGCGGCGACAACTTTGACGGCAACGCCTTTCTCAATGACGCGGCCGATCACGGCGCCGTGGCTGCCTTGGCGAATATTCCCAGTGATACCGTGCCCACCGTTGTGGTTGCCGACACTCGCACGGCTCTGGGTCAGGTTGCGGCGGAAAACCGTCGCCGTTTTGAGGGGCCACTAATCGCCCTGACCGGCAGTAGCGGCAAAACCAGCAGTAAAGAAATGCTGGCGGCGATCCTACGCCAGGAGCACAACGTCGCGGCAACGAGGGGCAATCTCAATAATGAGATTGGCGTTCCGCTGACGCTGATGGACCTTGCCAGCGAGCACGACGTGGCGGTGATTGAAATGGGCGCCGCAAAGCGCGGTGATATCGCCTACCTGTGCCAATTTGCCCACCCAAATATTGCCTTGCTCACCAATGCCCAGGCAGCGCATTTGCAGGGTTTTGGCTCCCTGCAGGGAGTGGCGGAAACCAAGGGTGAGATTTTCACGGCCTTGCCAGCTGATGGCACGGCGATTATCAACGCTGACGACTCCTTCGCCGAATTGTGGCGGGGCATGGCCGGGCACTGTCGGCGCGTGACCTTCAGTGTGGTAGGGCGTGCCGACGCCGATATACGCGCTACCGGCATCACTCTGCAGCGCGGTTTGAGTTGTTTTCAGTTGCACTCTCCTGCAGGTCAGGTCGAGATCGAACTGGCTCTGCCGGGGCGCCATATGGTGGCCAATGCGCTGGGTGCAACGGGCGCAGCACTGGCCGCCGGCGCCAGCCTGGAATCCGTTAAGGCAGGGCTGGAAAGTGTGCGCGGCGTTGAGGGGCGGCTGTCCCGCAAGCTGTGTGGTGGAGTGACGTTAATTAATGACAGTTATAACGCCAACCCCGGTTCGGTGAGCGCAGCGATCGATGTACTCAGCATCAGTGAAGGTCGCCGGATTCTGGTACTGGGCACCATGGCGGAATTGGGGGGCGACGCACTGGAGCTGCACAGAGAAGTCGGGCGCAGAGCCAGTCAGGCAGGCATCGACCTGTTGTTTGCCGTCGGTGAATTTGCCGATGAGCTGGCTGGATCATTTGGTGATGGCGCCAGTGCCTTTAAAGACAAAGCAGCGTTGTGCAAGGCGCTGCTGGCTACCGTTGCGGCAGGCGATGCCGTGTTAGTGAAGGGCTCACGCAGTGCGGCAATGGAAACAGTGGCCGTGGAGCTGGAAGAAACATTGTCGGGGGAGCGACACTAA
- the mraY gene encoding phospho-N-acetylmuramoyl-pentapeptide-transferase has translation MLLLLAEYLSQYVSGFAVFQYLTFRGILGVLTALAISLLVGPAMIRRLNFHQIGQAVRDDGPESHLSKSGTPTMGGALILVAIFTSTLLCADLRNPYVWTVLVVTAIFGAVGWVDDYRKVIERNPRGLPARWKYFWQSVAGIGAAVYLYITAGSPADTTLYFPFFKNLSWQMGPLFMVLCYFVIVGSSNAVNLTDGLDGLAIMPTVMVGAALGLIAYLTGHVEFAEYLQIPYIAGAGELIVICAALGGAGLGFLWFNTYPAQVFMGDVGALALGATLGTIAVITRHEIVFFIMGGIFVLETVSVILQVASYKLTGRRIFRMAPIHHHFELKGWPEPRVIVRFWIITVMLVLFGLATLKLR, from the coding sequence ATGCTGCTGCTGTTAGCCGAATATTTGAGTCAATACGTCAGCGGATTCGCGGTATTCCAGTACCTGACTTTCCGGGGCATTTTGGGCGTGTTGACGGCACTGGCGATTTCGCTGCTGGTAGGCCCGGCAATGATCCGCCGCCTTAACTTCCACCAGATTGGTCAGGCGGTGCGGGACGACGGACCCGAGTCCCATCTGAGCAAATCCGGTACGCCAACCATGGGCGGGGCCTTGATTCTGGTGGCGATTTTTACCAGCACTCTGTTGTGCGCGGACTTGCGCAACCCCTATGTGTGGACAGTGCTGGTGGTTACCGCGATTTTTGGTGCCGTCGGCTGGGTGGATGATTACCGCAAAGTGATTGAGCGCAACCCCAGAGGGCTGCCGGCGCGTTGGAAGTACTTCTGGCAGAGTGTCGCCGGCATTGGTGCTGCGGTGTATCTCTATATCACCGCCGGATCGCCTGCAGACACCACCCTGTATTTTCCGTTTTTCAAAAACCTCAGCTGGCAAATGGGCCCGCTGTTTATGGTGCTGTGCTACTTCGTGATTGTTGGCAGTAGCAACGCGGTCAACCTCACCGATGGCCTTGATGGCCTGGCGATTATGCCCACGGTAATGGTGGGGGCGGCGTTGGGTTTGATTGCGTATCTGACCGGTCACGTGGAGTTTGCCGAGTATCTGCAAATTCCCTACATCGCCGGGGCAGGTGAGCTGATTGTGATCTGCGCGGCACTGGGCGGCGCCGGGCTGGGCTTCCTGTGGTTTAACACCTATCCCGCCCAGGTATTTATGGGGGATGTGGGCGCCCTGGCGCTGGGTGCAACTTTGGGGACGATTGCGGTCATAACCCGCCACGAGATTGTGTTTTTCATTATGGGGGGGATCTTTGTGCTGGAGACCGTGTCGGTGATCCTGCAGGTCGCCTCCTACAAATTGACCGGACGGCGTATTTTTCGCATGGCGCCGATTCACCACCACTTTGAATTGAAAGGGTGGCCGGAGCCCCGGGTCATTGTGCGCTTTTGGATCATCACCGTGATGTTGGTGTTATTTGGGCTGGCAACGCTGAAGCTGCGTTGA
- the murD gene encoding UDP-N-acetylmuramoyl-L-alanine--D-glutamate ligase → MSIIASDNRRVIVGLGSTGLSVARHLARNGHTFSVADSRTQPPNVDAFRREFPDADLALGPFAEDQFVGASELIVNPGIPLSTPALIAAKEAGAILTGDIDYFHRAAKAPVVAITGSNGKSTVTTLLGEMAKAAAVQVAVGGNLGTPALDLLGDGVELYVLELSSFQLERCANLGAEVATVLNISADHLDHHGDMVAYHQAKHRIFQGCKKAVINRDEPLSNPLVPEEVEKWYFRQGGSDFRCFGLEEHDGEIWIALAREPLMPVRQLKIAGGHNTANALAALALGAAAGLELAPMLSVLQSFTGLSHRCEFVADRGGVSYYNDSKGTNVGAAVAAIKGLADKGRVVLIAGGQAKGASFEPLADCLVATGRGAVLIGEAAADIETAIAGRLPVSLQSSMAAAVAAAADMAEAGDVVLLSPACASFDMFEGYSDRGNQFCQAVENLAVENRGGATS, encoded by the coding sequence GTGAGCATTATTGCATCGGACAACAGACGCGTGATCGTCGGCCTGGGTAGCACCGGGCTGTCGGTAGCGCGTCACCTTGCCCGTAACGGTCACACTTTCAGTGTGGCTGACAGTCGCACTCAGCCGCCCAATGTCGATGCCTTCCGCAGGGAGTTTCCCGATGCCGATTTGGCATTGGGGCCATTTGCTGAGGACCAATTTGTCGGTGCTAGCGAGCTGATCGTTAACCCTGGTATTCCGCTTTCAACGCCAGCGCTGATCGCTGCCAAAGAAGCCGGCGCGATATTGACCGGCGATATCGATTACTTTCATCGGGCAGCGAAAGCGCCGGTGGTAGCCATTACCGGTTCTAACGGCAAAAGCACCGTCACTACTTTGCTGGGTGAAATGGCCAAGGCGGCGGCCGTGCAGGTGGCCGTTGGCGGCAATCTGGGCACACCGGCCTTGGATTTGTTGGGCGACGGCGTTGAGCTTTACGTCCTTGAGCTCTCGTCCTTCCAGTTGGAGCGCTGCGCCAATCTCGGTGCAGAGGTGGCTACGGTACTGAATATTAGCGCCGACCACCTGGACCACCACGGCGATATGGTGGCCTACCATCAGGCCAAGCACCGCATCTTTCAAGGCTGCAAAAAAGCGGTGATCAATCGCGATGAACCGCTTAGCAACCCCTTGGTGCCCGAAGAAGTGGAAAAGTGGTACTTCCGCCAGGGCGGCTCGGACTTCCGCTGTTTTGGTTTGGAAGAACACGATGGCGAAATTTGGATTGCACTGGCCCGGGAGCCCCTGATGCCAGTGCGGCAGCTTAAAATAGCCGGTGGACACAACACCGCCAACGCTTTGGCGGCACTGGCGTTGGGTGCTGCGGCTGGCTTGGAACTGGCGCCGATGCTATCGGTACTGCAATCTTTTACTGGTCTGTCCCACCGCTGTGAGTTTGTTGCCGACCGAGGCGGAGTGAGCTACTACAACGACTCCAAAGGCACTAATGTCGGTGCCGCTGTGGCGGCTATCAAAGGTTTGGCCGACAAAGGGCGCGTGGTGTTGATTGCTGGCGGACAGGCGAAAGGCGCGAGCTTTGAGCCCCTGGCGGATTGCCTGGTGGCTACAGGGCGCGGTGCGGTGCTGATTGGTGAGGCGGCGGCGGACATCGAAACTGCCATAGCCGGTCGGCTGCCGGTGTCATTGCAGAGTTCGATGGCCGCCGCGGTTGCCGCCGCGGCAGATATGGCCGAAGCGGGCGATGTGGTACTGCTTTCACCTGCTTGCGCCAGCTTCGATATGTTTGAGGGATACAGCGATCGCGGTAATCAATTCTGCCAAGCGGTGGAAAACCTGGCGGTGGAAAATCGAGGAGGGGCCACGTCATGA
- the ftsW gene encoding putative lipid II flippase FtsW: MMRPLAQGWSELQAFDRTLQLLFVALLFVGFIAMTSASVEHAAGRYGDAFFFAKRYFLHFTIAVSAMLVMYFTPLVVWQRSGWLLLLLGFLLLSLVLIPGIGREVNGSRRWLAFGPLTLQASEFVKLFVIFYLAGYLVRRRDEVREQWSGFVKPMAVLFAVTMLLMLEPDFGATVVTAGTAFVMIFLGGVKLGQFLLVILSCVAGAVAMVIFEPYRMKRLTAFTDPWADQFNTGYQLTQSLIAFGRGELTGVGLGNSVQKLFYLPEAHTDFVFAIFAEEFGFVGSVTILALFAGLIGRMLYIGRFAERTGRQFHAFVAYGCAVMISGQAFINIGVNAGLLPTKGLTLPFMSYGGSSLIVCMAMVGVVGRIERECRGSHGH; this comes from the coding sequence ATGATGCGTCCACTCGCTCAAGGTTGGTCGGAGCTCCAGGCCTTTGATCGCACTTTGCAGCTGTTGTTTGTTGCGCTGCTGTTTGTCGGTTTTATCGCCATGACCTCGGCGTCAGTGGAGCACGCTGCCGGCCGCTATGGCGATGCCTTTTTCTTTGCCAAGCGCTACTTCCTGCACTTCACAATTGCTGTCAGCGCGATGCTGGTAATGTACTTCACGCCGCTGGTGGTCTGGCAACGCAGTGGCTGGCTGTTACTGCTGCTGGGTTTTTTGCTGCTGTCCCTGGTGCTGATTCCCGGTATCGGTCGTGAGGTCAACGGCAGTCGCCGTTGGCTGGCCTTTGGGCCGCTGACCCTGCAGGCCTCGGAGTTCGTCAAACTGTTCGTGATTTTCTATTTGGCCGGCTACTTGGTGCGCCGCCGGGACGAGGTTCGCGAGCAGTGGTCCGGCTTTGTCAAACCGATGGCGGTATTGTTTGCCGTCACCATGTTGTTGATGCTGGAACCCGACTTTGGTGCCACGGTAGTCACCGCCGGCACCGCCTTTGTGATGATTTTTTTGGGCGGCGTCAAACTGGGGCAGTTTTTGCTGGTGATTCTAAGCTGTGTGGCCGGGGCGGTGGCAATGGTGATTTTTGAGCCCTACCGCATGAAGCGCCTGACCGCTTTCACCGACCCCTGGGCTGATCAGTTCAACACCGGTTATCAATTGACCCAATCGCTGATTGCCTTTGGTCGGGGCGAGCTGACCGGGGTGGGTCTGGGTAACAGTGTTCAAAAACTCTTTTACCTGCCCGAGGCCCACACCGACTTTGTATTTGCGATATTTGCCGAGGAGTTTGGCTTTGTCGGCAGCGTGACCATTCTGGCGTTGTTCGCCGGATTGATCGGGCGGATGCTCTATATCGGCCGCTTCGCCGAACGCACAGGCCGCCAGTTTCACGCTTTTGTTGCCTATGGCTGTGCAGTCATGATCAGCGGTCAGGCTTTTATCAATATTGGCGTCAACGCCGGCTTGCTGCCCACCAAGGGACTGACCTTGCCCTTTATGAGCTATGGCGGCAGCAGCTTGATTGTCTGCATGGCCATGGTAGGTGTGGTTGGACGTATCGAGCGCGAGTGCAGGGGGTCCCATGGCCACTGA
- the murG gene encoding undecaprenyldiphospho-muramoylpentapeptide beta-N-acetylglucosaminyltransferase yields MATELRVLMMAGGTGGHVFPALAVAEELRDRGVDVQWLGTNTGIEARLVPAANITLHTVNMAGLRGKSPLSRLTALWKAFAAVWQCLGLLRRLKPFCVVGMGGYASGPGGLAARLLGIPVVIHEQNAVAGTTNRLLAKMATLCMTGYPIDLGGRKNRYIGNPVRNDIAAIAPPAERWQGREGPLRVLVLGGSQGAKAINDAVVETWISLPEAQRPALWHQAGAAHADAVAARYAEAGVKVLADAFIDDMAAAYAWADLVLCRAGALTVAELAAVGVPAILVPLPNAIDDHQRANARWLAEGGAGEILDQSELSVATLSEVIGRYRDQRASLLAMAEAGRKLARPQAAADAAEQCMEFAHGH; encoded by the coding sequence ATGGCCACTGAGTTGCGCGTGCTGATGATGGCCGGGGGCACCGGCGGTCACGTTTTCCCGGCTTTGGCGGTGGCGGAAGAGCTCCGCGATCGCGGTGTGGATGTGCAGTGGCTGGGAACCAACACTGGCATTGAGGCGCGATTGGTGCCGGCAGCCAATATTACTTTGCATACCGTGAATATGGCCGGCTTGCGGGGCAAAAGCCCGCTGTCTCGATTGACGGCTTTGTGGAAGGCCTTTGCCGCCGTTTGGCAGTGCCTGGGTCTGCTGCGTCGGCTCAAGCCATTTTGCGTAGTGGGAATGGGTGGCTATGCCTCCGGTCCCGGTGGCTTGGCGGCGCGCCTGCTGGGTATTCCGGTGGTGATTCACGAGCAAAATGCCGTTGCCGGTACCACCAATCGTTTATTGGCCAAAATGGCCACCCTGTGTATGACCGGTTACCCCATTGACTTGGGAGGGCGAAAAAACCGCTATATCGGCAACCCGGTGCGCAACGACATTGCGGCCATTGCGCCCCCGGCTGAGCGCTGGCAAGGACGCGAGGGTCCACTGAGGGTATTGGTGTTGGGTGGCAGCCAGGGGGCTAAAGCCATCAATGATGCGGTGGTGGAAACCTGGATCAGCTTGCCCGAGGCGCAGCGCCCAGCCCTATGGCATCAGGCCGGGGCGGCCCACGCCGATGCTGTTGCCGCGCGCTATGCCGAGGCGGGGGTAAAAGTGCTGGCTGATGCCTTTATCGATGATATGGCGGCGGCCTATGCCTGGGCCGACCTAGTGCTGTGCCGCGCCGGAGCCTTGACGGTGGCCGAGCTGGCGGCGGTGGGCGTGCCCGCCATTCTGGTGCCACTGCCCAATGCCATCGACGACCATCAGCGCGCCAATGCCCGCTGGTTGGCCGAGGGTGGCGCCGGAGAAATCCTCGATCAGAGCGAACTGTCGGTGGCGACCTTGAGTGAGGTGATTGGACGCTATCGTGATCAGCGAGCCAGCCTGTTGGCAATGGCCGAGGCGGGTCGCAAGTTGGCCCGACCCCAGGCGGCGGCTGACGCAGCAGAGCAGTGTATGGAGTTTGCCCATGGTCACTAA
- the murC gene encoding UDP-N-acetylmuramate--L-alanine ligase — protein MVTKHPFVVPEMRRVKRIHFVGIGGAGMCGIAEVLLNLGYHISGSDLKSSAVTARLQGLGAEVHFGHQGEWVSGRDVVVVSSAVKDDNPEVVAARDQRIPIVRRAEMLAELMRYRHGIAVAGTHGKTTTTSLITNIFAEAGLDPTFVIGGRVNSAGTNAALGESRYLVAEADESDASFLHLQPMVAVVTNIEADHMATYGGDFSRLKKTFVEFLHNLPFYGVVVMCMDDPVVRDIMPDVGRQILTYGFHDEADFRIHDVEQDGLISRFKVARPDGSSLELCIHQPGIHNVLNATAAVAVAVDEGLSDQAICRGIEGFQGVGRRFQRYGEMALEQGSFMLVDDYGHHPTEVAATVAAARQAWPDRRLVMLYQPHRYSRTKDLYEDFVKVLSTVDSLLLLEVYPAGEEPIPGADSRSLCRSMRLQGTLEPVFVDNPEQAFASLKPLLRDGDVLLTQGAGNIGALAQQLSTQDWT, from the coding sequence ATGGTCACTAAGCATCCCTTTGTGGTTCCGGAGATGCGCCGGGTCAAGCGCATTCACTTTGTCGGTATCGGTGGTGCCGGTATGTGCGGCATCGCTGAGGTGTTATTGAACCTCGGTTATCACATTTCCGGCTCTGATTTGAAGTCATCAGCGGTCACAGCCCGGCTGCAGGGCTTGGGGGCGGAAGTGCACTTTGGCCACCAGGGCGAGTGGGTGTCTGGTCGCGATGTGGTGGTGGTCTCCAGTGCTGTCAAAGACGACAACCCGGAAGTGGTGGCAGCCCGGGATCAGCGTATACCTATCGTGCGCCGGGCCGAGATGCTGGCGGAACTGATGCGCTACCGCCACGGTATTGCGGTGGCGGGTACCCACGGTAAAACCACCACCACCAGTTTGATTACCAATATTTTTGCCGAGGCCGGCCTGGACCCCACTTTTGTCATTGGCGGTCGGGTCAACAGCGCCGGCACCAACGCCGCCCTGGGCGAGAGCCGCTATCTGGTGGCGGAGGCAGATGAAAGCGATGCATCCTTCCTTCACCTGCAGCCGATGGTGGCGGTCGTCACCAATATCGAAGCCGACCACATGGCCACCTATGGCGGTGACTTCAGCCGACTGAAGAAAACCTTTGTGGAATTCCTTCACAACCTGCCGTTCTACGGTGTGGTGGTGATGTGCATGGACGACCCCGTGGTGCGCGACATCATGCCGGATGTCGGCCGTCAGATACTCACTTATGGTTTTCACGACGAGGCCGATTTCCGCATCCACGACGTCGAGCAAGACGGACTCATTAGTCGATTCAAAGTGGCTCGCCCCGATGGCAGCAGCCTCGAGCTGTGCATCCATCAGCCGGGGATTCACAACGTACTTAACGCCACCGCCGCCGTGGCCGTGGCGGTGGACGAGGGCCTGTCGGACCAGGCTATTTGTCGGGGCATTGAAGGATTCCAGGGTGTGGGACGCCGCTTCCAGCGCTACGGCGAAATGGCGTTGGAGCAAGGCAGTTTTATGCTGGTGGATGACTACGGTCACCACCCCACCGAGGTGGCGGCGACAGTGGCTGCCGCTCGTCAGGCCTGGCCTGATCGCCGCCTGGTAATGCTCTATCAGCCGCACCGCTATAGCCGTACCAAAGATCTCTACGAAGACTTCGTCAAGGTGCTGTCGACAGTGGACAGTCTGCTGTTGCTGGAGGTCTACCCGGCGGGCGAAGAGCCCATACCCGGTGCCGACAGCCGCAGCCTGTGCCGCAGTATGCGACTGCAGGGCACGCTGGAGCCGGTGTTTGTGGACAACCCCGAACAGGCTTTCGCTTCACTAAAGCCGCTGCTTCGGGACGGCGATGTATTACTGACCCAGGGCGCCGGCAATATCGGCGCTCTGGCCCAACAACTCTCCACCCAGGACTGGACGTGA
- a CDS encoding D-alanine--D-alanine ligase, with amino-acid sequence MSFADIQRAVGGKLAVLLGGNSAEREISLKSGAAVSEAFRRQGLEIEAIDVADRDWMQRVQKFSHCFIALHGPGGEDGTVQGALECMGVTYTGSGVMASALGMDKLRCKQLWLSAGLNTPRFTTLHAHTDWQATVDELGPMIVKPACEGSSIGMSRAEAAAELEAAWQTANRYGQVFAEQWISGGEYTVAILDDAALPAIKLETDAAFYDFEAKYVSNETRYLCPCGLSEEDELELQQLALSAFREVGCRGWGRVDVMRAADGDFYLLEVNTVPGMTDHSLVPMAAKAAGLDFDQLVSRILAAAIAGGNAAERQGAP; translated from the coding sequence ATGAGTTTTGCAGACATTCAACGGGCCGTCGGCGGCAAGCTGGCTGTACTGCTGGGCGGAAACTCTGCCGAGCGGGAGATTTCCCTCAAAAGTGGCGCCGCCGTCAGCGAAGCCTTTCGTCGCCAGGGCCTGGAGATTGAAGCCATCGATGTGGCCGATCGCGATTGGATGCAGCGGGTTCAGAAGTTCAGCCACTGCTTTATCGCGCTTCACGGCCCCGGAGGCGAGGACGGCACCGTTCAGGGAGCCCTGGAATGCATGGGCGTGACGTACACCGGCAGTGGCGTGATGGCCTCGGCGCTGGGAATGGATAAATTGCGCTGCAAGCAATTGTGGTTGAGCGCCGGGCTGAATACGCCGCGCTTTACTACCCTGCATGCCCACACCGACTGGCAGGCCACGGTGGATGAGCTGGGGCCGATGATCGTCAAGCCAGCCTGCGAGGGCTCCAGCATTGGTATGAGCCGGGCTGAAGCCGCGGCTGAGCTGGAAGCCGCCTGGCAGACCGCTAATCGCTATGGCCAGGTGTTTGCTGAGCAGTGGATCAGTGGTGGTGAGTACACCGTGGCGATATTGGACGATGCGGCGCTGCCGGCCATCAAGCTGGAGACGGATGCGGCGTTTTACGATTTTGAAGCCAAGTATGTCTCCAACGAGACCCGCTACCTCTGCCCCTGTGGTTTGAGTGAAGAGGATGAGCTGGAGTTGCAGCAGCTGGCGCTGTCGGCGTTTCGGGAAGTGGGCTGCCGAGGTTGGGGGCGAGTGGATGTGATGCGGGCTGCCGATGGCGACTTCTATCTGCTGGAAGTGAACACCGTGCCGGGCATGACCGATCACAGCCTGGTGCCGATGGCGGCTAAAGCGGCGGGGCTGGATTTTGATCAGCTGGTGAGCCGGATTCTGGCGGCTGCTATTGCCGGTGGTAACGCCGCTGAGAGGCAGGGGGCGCCATGA
- a CDS encoding cell division protein FtsQ/DivIB translates to MTSPYRKGAASAAGGATKRRDKRRQRAEKREGEKRFRPNREWGRMLNRLLLLAAAMGFVYGVEQLSRQLDAIPVDRVVFAGDLQHLNRQALIDRVTRHLAVGYIGLDLADIQAELEQEPWVYRAVVGRVWPRELKITIVEETPIAEWGKGGLLNHRGRIFEPKVAMELSEPLPLLDGPEGSAIEIMRQYRLMSQLMGDESLVLSRLQLKPRGTWIATLEGGAEVVLGRQEPLEKLRRFLWVYRESLKADFARVERVDTRYINGLAVAWREPEEVEKMQEKKG, encoded by the coding sequence ATGACTTCGCCCTACCGCAAAGGTGCGGCCAGTGCCGCCGGCGGTGCCACCAAGCGCCGCGACAAGCGGCGTCAGCGCGCGGAAAAGCGCGAGGGCGAAAAACGTTTCCGTCCCAACCGGGAGTGGGGGCGGATGTTGAATCGCCTGCTGCTGTTGGCGGCGGCGATGGGTTTTGTATACGGCGTGGAGCAGCTCAGCCGGCAGTTGGATGCCATCCCGGTGGATCGGGTGGTGTTTGCCGGCGACCTGCAACACCTCAATCGCCAGGCGCTGATCGACCGCGTCACCCGGCATCTGGCGGTGGGCTATATCGGTCTAGATCTGGCGGACATCCAGGCGGAACTGGAACAGGAGCCCTGGGTTTACCGGGCGGTGGTGGGGCGGGTGTGGCCCCGGGAGCTGAAAATCACCATCGTCGAGGAAACGCCGATTGCCGAGTGGGGCAAAGGCGGTTTGCTCAACCACCGGGGACGGATATTCGAACCCAAAGTGGCGATGGAGTTGAGCGAGCCGCTACCGCTGCTGGATGGGCCAGAAGGCAGCGCCATTGAAATTATGCGCCAGTACCGGCTGATGAGTCAGCTGATGGGGGATGAGTCGCTGGTGTTGAGCCGGCTCCAGCTCAAGCCCCGGGGTACCTGGATCGCCACCCTGGAAGGTGGTGCTGAAGTAGTGCTGGGGCGGCAGGAGCCGCTGGAGAAATTACGGCGCTTCCTGTGGGTATATCGGGAGTCGCTGAAAGCGGATTTTGCCCGGGTAGAACGGGTGGATACGCGCTATATCAACGGTCTGGCTGTCGCGTGGCGGGAGCCAGAAGAAGTGGAAAAAATGCAAGAAAAGAAAGGATAA
- the ftsA gene encoding cell division protein FtsA — translation MSSANVGKMVVGLDIGTSKVVAIVGAVNDEGKLEIVGIGSHPSRGLKKGVVVNIESTVHSIQRAVEEAELMAGCEIHSVYVGIAGNHIRSLNSHGIVAIRDREVFQLDLDRVIDAAQAVAIPADQKVLHILPQEFVIDDQEGIKEPLGMSGVRLEAKVHLVTCAVNAVQNIEKCIRRCGLEVEDVILEQLASSYSVLTEDEKELGVCIVDIGGGTTDIAIFTDGAIRHTGVIPIAGDQVTNDIAMALRTPTQYAEEIKIKYACALTQLAGEGETIKVPSVGERPPRELSRQALAEVVEPRYDELFTLVQAELRRSGYEDLCAAGIVLTGGTSKMEGVVELAEEIFHMPVRIGVPQDARGLTDIVRNPIYATSVGLLHYGIKHQQETGGRGRVKRDGFLARLKQWVQNNF, via the coding sequence ATGTCTAGTGCAAACGTCGGCAAGATGGTGGTGGGTCTGGATATCGGGACCTCGAAAGTCGTTGCCATCGTCGGCGCGGTTAACGACGAGGGCAAGCTGGAGATTGTCGGGATTGGTTCACATCCGTCCCGGGGTCTGAAAAAAGGGGTGGTGGTCAATATTGAGTCCACCGTGCACTCCATCCAGCGCGCGGTGGAAGAGGCGGAGTTAATGGCGGGCTGCGAGATCCACAGCGTGTACGTGGGGATCGCCGGTAACCATATCCGCAGCCTCAACTCCCACGGCATCGTGGCGATTCGCGACCGGGAAGTGTTTCAGCTGGATCTGGACCGGGTCATCGACGCCGCCCAGGCGGTGGCGATCCCGGCCGACCAGAAAGTGCTGCATATATTGCCTCAAGAGTTCGTGATCGACGACCAGGAAGGCATCAAGGAGCCGCTGGGCATGTCCGGTGTGCGCCTGGAGGCCAAGGTGCACTTGGTGACCTGCGCGGTGAATGCGGTGCAGAACATTGAGAAGTGTATCCGCCGCTGCGGCCTGGAAGTGGAAGACGTCATCCTCGAGCAATTGGCTTCCAGTTACTCGGTGCTCACCGAGGACGAGAAGGAGCTGGGGGTGTGCATCGTCGATATCGGCGGTGGCACCACGGATATCGCTATCTTCACCGACGGCGCCATCCGCCACACCGGGGTGATTCCCATCGCCGGCGATCAGGTCACCAACGATATCGCCATGGCGCTGCGCACCCCGACCCAGTACGCCGAGGAGATCAAGATCAAGTACGCCTGCGCGCTGACCCAGTTGGCCGGCGAGGGCGAGACCATCAAGGTGCCCAGTGTTGGCGAGCGGCCCCCCCGGGAGCTGTCCCGCCAGGCGCTGGCAGAGGTGGTGGAACCTCGCTACGACGAGCTGTTCACCCTGGTTCAAGCCGAGCTGCGTCGCAGTGGTTATGAAGACCTGTGCGCGGCGGGCATCGTGCTGACCGGCGGCACTTCCAAGATGGAGGGCGTGGTGGAGCTGGCCGAGGAGATTTTCCATATGCCGGTGCGCATTGGCGTACCCCAGGATGCCCGAGGCCTCACCGACATTGTCCGCAACCCGATCTACGCCACCAGCGTGGGCTTGTTGCACTACGGCATCAAGCACCAGCAGGAGACCGGCGGTCGCGGGCGGGTCAAGCGCGACGGCTTTCTGGCCCGGCTCAAGCAGTGGGTGCAAAACAATTTTTAA